A window of Nicotiana tabacum cultivar K326 chromosome 24, ASM71507v2, whole genome shotgun sequence contains these coding sequences:
- the LOC107760171 gene encoding uncharacterized protein LOC107760171 → MGKVKGKHRLDKYYYLARECRYRSRAAFKLIQLNSKFSFLHASQSVLDLCAAPGSWMQVAVKKVPVGSLVVGVDIVPIRPIRGAIAVQEDITTPKCKSTIKRIMAEKGVRGFDLVLHDGSPNIGGAWAMEATQQNALVIDSVKLAADLLAPNGTFVTKVFRSQDYTAVLYCLRQLFEKVEVDKPLASRSESAEIYIIGLKYKAPAKIDPRILDIKHLFQGGKEPPKVVDVLRGTKQKRHRDGYEDGETLLRKVCSAADFVWSDIKSLGSVTSIVFDDPASLPLRNHPLTTEEVKTLCEDLRILGQQDLKHLSKWRMLMRKALAPSEKTSNAKAVDECESEEDEDKRLEKEMEELKGTALRKKKREKRLLAKRQAKGKARDALGMQSDATEDGYVDQELFSLTLIKCKRGVAAVDDNEYDDETAGVNSEDDENDLEALENASSDVDSEEERRIRDDEIERLLEDHNERYVDREERKTKRRKQSRVSYLDDGKLLQAGDEDGRTHSAQDTEFDKGEDEVNPLVIPLETAPTQDEVVKTWFTQDVFVEPAEQDLLDKYNGDNEMLIGRVGESVPNSKTQTNEELVQIPASETVEDFEIVPAPPTDSSDSSSDESDEFGDGSDKKAEIVATAKKLILKRQREEMMDDGYNKYMFDDEGLPKWFMDEEQKHRQPIKPVTKEEVAAMRAQFKAINARPAKKVAEAKARKKRAAQRKLEKIWKKANSISDHADISDRSKTRMIEQLYKKATPKTPGKKYVVAKRGVQVKVGKGKVLVDRRMKKDARRHGMSKQGPKKGVQKLKGRRKASTTGKNGKLI, encoded by the exons ATGGGTAAAGTGAAAGGAAAACATCGTCTGGACAAGTATTACTACCTAGCTAGAGAATGCAGATACCGTTCAAGAGCTGCATTTAAGCTTATCCAGCTCAATTCCAAATTCTCCTTCCTCCATGCATCTCAATCGGTTCTCGACCTTTGTGCCGCTCCCGGCAGTTGGATGCAGGTCGCCGTTAAGAAAGTACCCGTCGGCAGCCTTGTTGTAGGCGTAGACATTGTTCCCATTAGGCCAATTCGAGGTGCAATTGCTGTACAAGAAGATATTACTACTCCAAAGTGCAAATCAACCATTAAAAGGATCATGGCTGAAAAGGGTGTTAGAGGGTTTGATTTGGTCCTCCATGATGGGTCCCCCAATATTGGTGGAGCTTGGGCTATGGAAGCTACTCAGCAGAATGCTTTGGTGATTGATTCTGTTAAACTTGCTGCTGATCTCTTAGCTCCTAATGGGACTTTTGTTACTAAG GTGTTTAGATCTCAAGACTATACTGCTGTTCTTTACTGTCTAAGACAG CTTTTTGAGAAGGTTGAGGTAGACAAACCTTTAGCAAGTCGTTCGGAATCTGCAGAAATATATATTATTGGTCTCAAATATAAGGCTCCTGCTAAGATTGACCCTCGCATTCTTGATATAAAGCACCTCTTTCAGGGGGGTAAAGAACCTCCTAAG GTGGTCGATGTACTAAGAGGGACGAAGCAGAAGAGACACCGTGATGG GTATGAAGATGGGGAGACACTCTTAAGAAAGGTCTGCTCTGCTGCCGATTTTGTGTGGTCCGATATCAAGAGCCTTGGTTCAGTTACTTCAATAGTGTTTGATGATCCTGCTTCTTTGCCATTGAGAAATCATCCTCTGACGACAGAAGAG GTTAAAACACTATGTGAGGACTTGCGTATTCTGGGACAGCAAGACCTCAAACATCTTTCAAA GTGGCGTATGCTTATGAGGAAAGCTTTGGCTCCTTCAGAGAAAACTAGTAATGCAAAAGCAGTAGATGAGTGTGAGAGTGAGGAGGATGAAGATAAAAGACTTGAAAAAGAAATGGAGGAGCTGAAGGGTACCGCactgagaaagaagaaaagagaaaaaaggctTCTAGCTAAAAGACAAGCCAAG GGCAAAGCACGCGACGCGTTGGGGATGCAGTCAGATGCAACTGAAGATGGTTATGTTGATCAGGAGCTGTTTTCCCTAACATTGATCAAG TGCAAGAGAGGTGTAGCAGCTGTTGATGACAATGAATATGATGATGAAACTGCTGGAGTAAATAGTGAAGATGATGAAAATGATCTGGAAGCCCTGGAGAATGCATCTAGCGATGTGGACTCTGAAGAAGAACGCAGAAT ACGCGATGATGAAATAGAGAGGTTGCTTGAGGACCACAATGAAAGGTATGTGGATCgagaggaaagaaaaacaaagcgGAGAAAGCAATCCAGAGTATCTTACTTGGATGATGGTAAACTCTTGCAG GCTGGTGATGAAGATGGTAGGACTCATTCTGCTCAAGACACTGAGTTTGATAAGGGAGAGGATGAAGTGAATCCTCTAGTCATACCTCTAGAAACCGCTCCAACTCAAGACGAGGTTGTAAAAACATGGTTTACTCAAGATGTTTTTGTTGAACCAGCAGAGCAAGATTTGTTGGACAAGTATAATGGCGACAATGAAATGCTAATAGGCCGAGTAGGAGAAAGTGTTCCAAATTCTAAGACACAGactaatgaagagttggtccaaATCCCAGCATCTGAGACAGTAGAAGATTTTGAGATTGTTCCTGCACCACCTACAGATTCAAGTGATTCCTCGTCTGATGAGTCAGATGAATTTGGTGACGGTAGCGATAAAAAGGCTGAAATAGTGGCTACAGCAAAGAAGCTGATTTTGAAAAGGCAGAGAGAGGAAATGATGGATGATGGTTACAATAAGTATATGTTTGACGATGAGGGGTTGCCAAAGTGGTTCATGGACGAGGAGCAGAAGCATCGACAGCCAATAAAACCAGTGACGAAAGAGGAAGTTGCTGCAATGAGAGCTCAGTTTAAAGCAATCAATGCTCGTCCTGCAAAGAAGGTAGCAGAAGCCAAAGCACGAAAGAAAAGGGCTGCTCAGAGAAAGCTAGAGAAGATTTGGAAGAAAGCTAACTCGATATCAGACCATGCAGATATTTCTGATCGCTCAAAGACAAGAATGATCGAACAGCTTTACAAGAAGGCAACACCTAAAACACCAGGAAAAAAATATGTAGTGGCAAAGAGGGGTGTTCAAGTGAAGGTTGGCAAGGGGAAAGTTCTTGTTGATCGACGAATGAAGAAGGATGCAAGAAGGCATGGAATGAGCAAGCAGGGCCCGAAGAAGGGAGTACAAAAACTGAAAGGTCGACGGAAGGCTTCAACAACAGGCAAGAACGGGAAGTTGATATAA